Proteins from one Archocentrus centrarchus isolate MPI-CPG fArcCen1 chromosome 8, fArcCen1, whole genome shotgun sequence genomic window:
- the LOC115784172 gene encoding parvalbumin alpha-like, which produces MAFGGVLTDADVTAALDACKGDGTFDYKKFFATSGLAAKSTDDVKKAFAIIDQDKSGFIEEDELKLFLQNFKSGARVLNDAETKAFLKAGDTDGDGKIGVDEFAALVKS; this is translated from the exons ATGGCCTTCGGAGGTGTACTGACTGATGCTGACGTCACTGCAGCCCTGGATGCGTGCAAAG GCGATGGCACATTCGACTACAAGAAGTTCTTCGCGACCTCCGGCCTGGCTGCCAAGTCCACAGATGACGTCAAGAAGGCCTTCGCCATCATTGACCAGGACAAGAGCGGTTTCATTGAGGAGGACGAGCTTAA GCTGTTCCTGCAGAACTTCAAGTCAGGTGCACGCGTCCTGAACGACGCCGAGACCAAGGCTTTCCTCAAGGCCGGTGACACCGACGGTGACGGCAAGATTGGCGttgatg AGTTCGCTGCCTTGGTTAAGTCATAA